Below is a genomic region from Timaviella obliquedivisa GSE-PSE-MK23-08B.
TTATCGAAGCATATTCCACTTTTGAATTATCTGGGTAACCAACCCGACTATGACTAACATAAGTACTCGTAAGTTTCTGTTCCAACGTCCTATTACTTATCTATCTTTAGTTTTGCTAGGAGCAGGAGGCGCTTTTGGAGGCAGCCGTTTATTAGCTTCTACAGCGCAAGCTGAGCAAAAGTCTGTGACTCAGTCATTAGTTAGTCAAGTGCCTGCTGCAAGCTCAGGCAATCTAAATAACTCAGGTGGATCGGGACGGCTCCTGAGTGCAGTAAATCCAAATTTTATCGCAGAGGCGGCTCAGAAGGTGGGTCCGGCAGTTGTGCGAATTGACTCGAAGCGCCAAGTGGTCAGTCGAGGTGTACCAGACGAATTTTCTAATGACCCGACGTTGCGGCGTTTCTTTGGAAATCGAAATCCCCAGCGACCCTTCTCTAGAGTTGAAGAAGGGACTGGCTCTGGGTTCATTGTCGATGCGAGTGGTCTGATTTTAACTAATGCCCATGTTGTTGATGGGGCGGATCAGGTGAGCGTACTTTTGAAAGATGGTCGCAGGCTGGAGGGTAGAGTTTTAGGTGCAGATCCAGTAACTGATGTTGCAGTAGTGAAGGTTGAAGCCAGTAACCTGCCCGCAGTGAGCTTAGGCAATTCAGAATTGCTTCAGCCAGGAGAATGGGCGATCGCCATTGGAAACCCCTTGGGATTGGACAACACCGTCACAGCAGGAATCATTAGTGCAACAGGTCGATCAAGTGCTGATATTGGCGTGGGCGATCGGCGGGTAGGCTTTATTCAAACTGATGCAGCCATCAATCCAGGGAACTCTGGAGGTCCACTCCTCAATGAAAAAGGGGAAGTAGTAGGCATGAATACGGCAATCATCAGCGGCGCACAGGGCTTAGGTTTTGCAGTTCCTGTTAACACTGCCAAACGAATTTCTGACCTATTAATTGCCAATGGAAAGGTGGATCATCCTTATTTAGGGATTCAGATGGCAACCATTACCCCCGACTTAAAGCAGAGGTTGAGCGATGATCCTAATAGTCCAATCAGCGTTCAGGAAGACAAAGGAATTGTTGTCCTCAAAGTCGTTCCAGATTCTCCAGCCGCAAAAGCAGGGTTAAAGGCAGGGGATGTGATCACGAAAATTGGAGGACAGGATGCAGCTAGTGCTGAGGTGATCCAGCAGAAGGTTGAAGAGAGTAAAGTCGGAGGGGATTTGGCGATCGAGCTACGTCGTCAAG
It encodes:
- a CDS encoding trypsin-like peptidase domain-containing protein, translating into MTNISTRKFLFQRPITYLSLVLLGAGGAFGGSRLLASTAQAEQKSVTQSLVSQVPAASSGNLNNSGGSGRLLSAVNPNFIAEAAQKVGPAVVRIDSKRQVVSRGVPDEFSNDPTLRRFFGNRNPQRPFSRVEEGTGSGFIVDASGLILTNAHVVDGADQVSVLLKDGRRLEGRVLGADPVTDVAVVKVEASNLPAVSLGNSELLQPGEWAIAIGNPLGLDNTVTAGIISATGRSSADIGVGDRRVGFIQTDAAINPGNSGGPLLNEKGEVVGMNTAIISGAQGLGFAVPVNTAKRISDLLIANGKVDHPYLGIQMATITPDLKQRLSDDPNSPISVQEDKGIVVLKVVPDSPAAKAGLKAGDVITKIGGQDAASAEVIQQKVEESKVGGDLAIELRRQGQTLDLSIQPGILPAQ